The DNA region AGGAGCGCGCCGCGGCCGTCCGCCCCCTGGCGCCAATGCAGCATGGTGGCGCCGGCGAAATGGCCGCCGCCGCGCACCAGCAGGATATCATCGGAGATGCGATGGCTGTCGCCCTGCCACGGCACGATCGACGAGTAAGGCCGCGTCACCCATTGCGCATCGTCGCCATGCAGATAGACCGGCGCATCGTCGAACGCCGCGCTCCAGTCGGCGACCGCGCCATAGTAATGCGGGTGCGAGATCGCGATCGCCTTCAGCCCGCCGAGCGACCTGACATGCGCGATCGCCTCCGCGGTCGCCAGCGGCACGCAGTCCCACATCACGCAGCCGCCGCGGTCCGGCACCAAGAGCGCACGCTGCCCGATCGCAAAGGACGGCTCGAGCGCCAATCCAACCAGACCGAGATCGTCGCGCCAGACCAGCTTATGCCGCAGCGCCAGTTCCTCGCGCGTCAGCCAGACCTGTCCCTTCCAGTTCACATACTGCCGCTCGTCCTCGCAGATCGGGCAGGATGACGGCGGCGCCGCGGTTTCAGGAAATTGCGCGCCGCATTGTTCGCAAGTCCAGAGAGGCATCGAGACCACACGCGTTGGGATGAAGCTGATCCCCTGATCTACGTCAGCAGCGCAACGCGTTCAATGCCGGCGCCCAAGTTCCATCTGCATCTCCACTGGAGCCGCGCCGAACTTCCGGCGGAACGCGCGGTGGAAATAGGACAGGTCGT from Bradyrhizobium sp. B124 includes:
- a CDS encoding MBL fold metallo-hydrolase yields the protein MPLWTCEQCGAQFPETAAPPSSCPICEDERQYVNWKGQVWLTREELALRHKLVWRDDLGLVGLALEPSFAIGQRALLVPDRGGCVMWDCVPLATAEAIAHVRSLGGLKAIAISHPHYYGAVADWSAAFDDAPVYLHGDDAQWVTRPYSSIVPWQGDSHRISDDILLVRGGGHFAGATMLHWRQGADGRGALLTGDIAMVAMDRRSVSFMYSYPNYIPLNASSVRRIARTVAPLAYDRIYGAWWGKNIATDAKAAFDRSVERYLAAISD